A region of uncultured Desulfobacter sp. DNA encodes the following proteins:
- a CDS encoding branched-chain amino acid ABC transporter permease has product MIYLIEDTINGILMGSIYGLTALGLTIVFGVLKVVNFAHGTLLMVSMYVAYWTVALSGLHPYLALVIVVPVMYVFGYYLQDIVIKPIFKAEKNVREPSTVIIVTTGVWYVLDNLTLMIFGPQYRSLTDNPLQGKMIELGDMFISVPKLWGAITALATAYAVYCFFQKTRTGRAIRACSLDRDAASLSGINQYKIYNMAFGLGTAVTGIAAVTLVPFYNTFPSVGVLFDIKGFIIVVLGGLGSIPGAIIGGIIIGVIESVGPQFMTATWTEAIVYGLFLLVLFVKPSGLFGVKYDW; this is encoded by the coding sequence ATGATTTATTTAATTGAAGATACGATCAACGGTATCCTGATGGGCTCGATTTATGGACTGACCGCCCTTGGGCTGACCATCGTCTTCGGGGTTCTCAAAGTGGTCAACTTTGCCCACGGCACCCTTTTGATGGTCAGCATGTACGTTGCCTACTGGACCGTTGCCCTGTCAGGGCTTCACCCCTATCTTGCCCTGGTTATAGTTGTTCCGGTCATGTATGTATTTGGCTACTATCTGCAGGACATTGTGATAAAGCCCATATTCAAGGCGGAAAAAAATGTCCGGGAACCCAGTACGGTCATTATTGTCACCACAGGCGTCTGGTATGTGCTGGACAACCTGACTCTGATGATTTTTGGCCCCCAGTACCGGTCTCTCACGGATAATCCACTGCAGGGAAAAATGATAGAACTCGGGGATATGTTTATCTCCGTGCCCAAACTGTGGGGCGCCATTACCGCCCTTGCAACCGCTTATGCGGTTTACTGTTTTTTTCAGAAAACCAGGACAGGGCGTGCCATCAGGGCGTGCAGCCTTGACCGGGATGCGGCCAGCCTGTCCGGCATCAACCAGTACAAAATATACAACATGGCCTTTGGCCTGGGCACGGCAGTGACCGGTATCGCCGCTGTCACCCTGGTTCCCTTTTACAATACATTCCCGTCCGTTGGCGTCCTGTTTGATATCAAAGGGTTTATCATTGTGGTGTTGGGAGGACTTGGCTCCATTCCCGGGGCCATTATCGGCGGGATCATTATCGGGGTCATAGAATCCGTAGGCCCCCAGTTCATGACCGCCACCTGGACAGAGGCCATTGTATACGGTCTGTTTCTTCTGGTCCTTTTTGTTAAACCCTCAGGATTGTTCGGAGTAAAATATGACTGGTAA
- a CDS encoding branched-chain amino acid ABC transporter permease, producing MTGKSMASTGVNTPPYDTDDGFLDRSALARQVVKDTINKVLLGAVLILLLALPVVISSPTWLHIIVLIFFYAYLTTSWNMVGGFAGVLPLGHAVFLGIGAYTSTVLSLQYGISPWLGMLVGGVLAVAAGMVIGLPTLKMRGAYFALATIAFSEGIRVMVENIDYLGPFKLNGPRGLQVPPLNTGWANFMFSSKVPYYYIIIGMLLVILFLTWAVSRSKLGYYLTAGGEEPEAAQALGVNVSRAKVIAMALSCFFTALAGTFYAQFSLFIHPKSTISLDISFEIAFIALIGGRGSIAGPVLGALLLRPVSDLSRIYFGDILPGMHLVIYGVVLILVMIYQPRGLQEPLTRIYDRVINRMADGFITGDLQGGDK from the coding sequence ATGACTGGTAAATCCATGGCATCCACAGGGGTCAATACACCCCCTTACGATACGGACGACGGCTTTCTTGACAGATCCGCCCTGGCCCGCCAGGTGGTCAAGGACACCATTAACAAGGTTCTGCTGGGAGCGGTGCTGATTCTGCTGCTGGCCCTGCCTGTCGTCATAAGCAGTCCCACCTGGCTGCATATCATTGTTCTGATATTTTTCTATGCCTACCTGACCACCTCCTGGAACATGGTGGGCGGCTTTGCAGGTGTCCTGCCTCTGGGGCACGCCGTCTTTCTGGGCATCGGCGCATATACCTCAACGGTACTTTCCCTGCAGTACGGCATCAGTCCCTGGCTGGGCATGTTGGTGGGCGGTGTTTTAGCTGTTGCCGCCGGCATGGTCATAGGACTTCCCACTTTGAAAATGCGCGGTGCCTACTTTGCCCTGGCCACCATCGCTTTTTCCGAAGGCATCCGGGTCATGGTTGAAAACATAGATTACCTGGGCCCCTTCAAACTCAACGGCCCCAGGGGATTGCAGGTACCGCCTTTGAATACGGGCTGGGCCAACTTTATGTTTTCATCCAAGGTGCCGTATTATTACATCATCATAGGCATGCTGCTGGTCATTTTGTTTCTGACCTGGGCTGTCTCCAGGTCCAAGCTGGGATATTACCTGACCGCCGGCGGAGAGGAACCGGAGGCGGCCCAGGCCCTGGGCGTCAATGTCTCCCGGGCCAAAGTGATCGCCATGGCTCTGAGCTGCTTTTTCACAGCCCTTGCCGGAACATTCTATGCCCAGTTCTCCTTGTTTATTCATCCCAAAAGCACCATTTCCCTTGATATCTCCTTTGAGATTGCCTTTATCGCCTTGATCGGCGGCCGAGGCTCCATTGCAGGACCCGTTTTAGGGGCATTGCTTCTGCGGCCGGTCAGTGACCTGTCAAGAATTTACTTCGGGGATATCCTGCCCGGTATGCATCTGGTGATTTACGGCGTTGTTCTGATTCTGGTGATGATCTACCAGCCCCGGGGGCTGCAGGAACCATTGACCCGGATCTACGACAGGGTCATCAACCGTATGGCGGATGGGTTTATCACTGGTGATTTACAAGGAGGGGATAAATGA
- a CDS encoding ABC transporter ATP-binding protein: protein MNLLELKKVTKRFGGLTAVDNLSLSLEKGEILGVIGPNGAGKSTAFNCIAGVFAPTKGEILLDGQVINGHKPWDLCKKGLARTFQIVKPFASKSVLYNVTVGAFATTSSRSEAEDKALQVLKLLNFDKKKDAKSSDLTIADRKRLEIARALATEPRLLLLDEVMAGLRPAEVDEMVEIIRFLRDQGVTILVIEHIMRAIMALSDRLVVIHFGKKIAQGTPREVASDENVIKAYLGDEYGVS from the coding sequence ATGAATCTTCTTGAATTAAAAAAAGTGACCAAGCGGTTTGGCGGCCTTACGGCGGTTGACAACTTAAGCCTGTCCCTGGAAAAAGGCGAAATTCTTGGGGTCATCGGTCCCAACGGGGCCGGGAAATCCACGGCATTTAACTGTATTGCCGGGGTGTTCGCCCCCACAAAAGGGGAAATTCTTTTGGACGGGCAGGTGATCAACGGGCATAAACCCTGGGATCTGTGTAAAAAAGGGCTGGCCCGGACATTTCAGATCGTAAAGCCCTTTGCCTCCAAAAGCGTGCTTTATAATGTTACAGTGGGGGCCTTTGCCACCACATCCAGCAGGAGTGAAGCCGAAGACAAAGCACTTCAAGTCCTGAAACTGCTCAATTTCGATAAGAAAAAGGATGCCAAATCATCTGACCTGACCATCGCGGACAGAAAGCGCCTGGAGATCGCCAGGGCCCTGGCCACGGAACCAAGACTTCTGCTTCTGGACGAGGTTATGGCAGGCCTGCGTCCGGCCGAGGTGGACGAAATGGTGGAAATTATCCGGTTTCTTCGGGATCAGGGCGTCACCATTCTGGTCATTGAACATATCATGCGGGCCATCATGGCATTGTCCGACCGTCTTGTCGTCATCCATTTCGGTAAAAAAATCGCACAGGGAACACCGCGAGAGGTGGCATCCGACGAAAACGTAATCAAAGCATATCTGGGAGATGAATATGGGGTTTCTTGA
- a CDS encoding ABC transporter ATP-binding protein: MGFLEINNIDVSYGDVQVIFDLSMRIEEGEVVSIIGGNGAGKSTLLRTISGLMKPSSGQITFKGSPMHTLPPEEIVNHGIVHVPEGRRLFSLMTIKDNLIVGAYNKEADKCKEQTLAQVYEMLPRLKERQNQTALTLSGGEQQMVAIGRGLMARPKILMLDEPSLGLAPVLINSIFETIRKIADQGTTVLLVEQDVNHSLRLSDRGYVLEHGRIVMEGKADELLGNPHIKEAYLGI; the protein is encoded by the coding sequence ATGGGGTTTCTTGAGATAAATAACATTGATGTCAGCTATGGCGATGTCCAGGTCATTTTTGATCTGTCCATGCGCATCGAAGAGGGGGAAGTGGTCTCCATCATCGGTGGAAACGGCGCCGGGAAATCCACACTGCTTCGCACCATCTCAGGGCTGATGAAACCATCTTCCGGCCAGATCACCTTTAAGGGCAGCCCCATGCACACCCTGCCCCCCGAAGAGATCGTCAACCACGGCATTGTCCATGTCCCGGAAGGACGCAGGCTTTTTTCCCTGATGACCATAAAAGACAATCTCATTGTGGGTGCATACAACAAGGAAGCAGACAAGTGCAAGGAGCAGACCCTTGCCCAGGTATACGAGATGCTGCCACGATTAAAAGAGCGGCAGAATCAAACCGCGCTGACCCTGTCCGGCGGAGAACAGCAGATGGTGGCCATCGGCAGAGGCCTTATGGCCCGGCCCAAAATCCTGATGCTGGATGAGCCGTCCCTGGGGCTGGCCCCTGTTCTGATCAACAGCATTTTCGAAACCATTCGCAAAATTGCAGACCAGGGCACCACGGTCCTGCTGGTTGAACAGGATGTAAACCACTCTTTGCGGTTATCTGACCGGGGATATGTACTGGAGCACGGCAGGATTGTCATGGAGGGGAAAGCCGATGAGCTATTAGGCAATCCCCACATCAAAGAGGCATATCTGGGGATTTAA
- a CDS encoding VCBS repeat-containing protein: MRNRLRCQWKNTLKKRFSLLATVILVVGFIGCARLDGPSTSGYRYVKPFDYDVHEEIRPGNGRLELVDIPGHDVGEDCNGNGINDAYDWKGLIPRGPYPVGDRPVAVAMGRLNRGRLLNLVVANQGDNTVTILYQRSNRKFRTLTTISVGEEPCSVAVGDLDGDGDQDIVVGHHSSTFYTVLRNDDNSGRFMREDYPVSDDLGLNHPPDIVQIADIDGGGNDILLGSGIANGTAMLTLVSNENYASPAHKFLPVIGPNRIELADFDNDGDLDIAVTGFNRTAITVIKNTTSSSTPFSEWLHWTYHPRGGTDIDTGDYDSDGLIDLSSVSISVLTVMLNSGRDCIDRTGHGTCEGDRFYYMTEYETGGKAISSVDMDGDEDPDMVIANPDEDSLVLLGNRGGSFVNSSGDLLATTLPVGEQPIAILTADIDDDDRMEIVVVNKGSDDIWVIHERETPVSMPIDCAGIIGGMQRP, encoded by the coding sequence ATGAGAAATCGTTTAAGATGTCAATGGAAAAATACTCTTAAAAAGAGGTTCTCTTTGCTGGCTACGGTTATATTGGTAGTTGGATTCATAGGATGCGCAAGGTTAGACGGTCCGAGTACTTCTGGCTATCGGTACGTAAAGCCATTCGATTATGACGTTCACGAGGAGATACGGCCCGGGAATGGCAGACTTGAGTTGGTCGACATCCCCGGTCATGATGTTGGGGAGGATTGCAACGGCAACGGAATCAATGATGCCTACGATTGGAAAGGCCTTATTCCAAGAGGGCCCTATCCTGTGGGCGACAGGCCTGTTGCTGTTGCCATGGGAAGACTGAACCGCGGCCGTCTGTTGAATCTTGTTGTGGCCAACCAGGGGGACAATACCGTCACTATCCTTTATCAGCGGTCCAACCGAAAATTCAGGACGTTGACCACCATCTCCGTTGGGGAGGAGCCTTGCAGTGTTGCCGTTGGAGACCTGGATGGTGATGGTGATCAGGATATTGTGGTGGGGCATCATTCATCCACATTTTACACGGTGCTAAGAAACGATGATAACAGCGGCCGATTCATGAGAGAGGATTACCCGGTCAGCGATGATCTTGGTTTGAATCATCCGCCTGATATCGTTCAAATTGCGGATATAGATGGCGGAGGCAACGATATCCTCCTGGGGTCCGGCATAGCCAACGGAACTGCGATGCTGACTCTGGTTTCCAATGAAAATTACGCTTCTCCGGCACATAAGTTCTTGCCTGTTATCGGTCCCAATAGAATTGAGCTTGCAGATTTTGACAATGACGGAGATTTGGACATTGCTGTGACAGGTTTTAACCGGACTGCAATCACGGTCATTAAAAATACGACCAGTTCTTCAACTCCCTTTTCGGAATGGTTGCACTGGACCTATCACCCGCGGGGAGGCACTGATATTGATACCGGAGATTATGATTCGGACGGCCTCATTGATCTGTCTTCCGTATCTATTTCAGTATTGACGGTGATGCTCAATTCCGGGCGGGATTGCATCGACAGAACCGGCCACGGCACATGCGAGGGGGACCGATTCTATTATATGACCGAATATGAAACCGGCGGTAAGGCCATATCATCGGTCGATATGGATGGAGACGAAGATCCGGATATGGTTATCGCCAATCCTGATGAAGATTCTTTAGTCTTATTGGGAAATCGCGGTGGCTCATTTGTCAATTCTTCCGGGGACCTTCTGGCCACCACTCTGCCGGTTGGAGAGCAACCCATAGCGATCTTGACAGCAGATATCGATGACGACGACCGAATGGAAATCGTGGTTGTCAATAAGGGGTCAGATGATATTTGGGTCATTCATGAACGAGAGACCCCTGTGAGTATGCCCATCGACTGCGCAGGCATTATTGGGGGTATGCAAAGGCCTTAA
- a CDS encoding universal stress protein, whose protein sequence is MFKHILAATDLVGVEDPVVTGAAAVAQTHQAKLDILHVAESSHQNSRHLVKDYKTNEEINFSPEYQAVVQKELFDFYKAILPANMDFDVRVVCGFPWEEIVRHSRNLNAGMIVVGPHSERAAERGTVRVAGKIGSTVEGVVTRENCPVMIINPGVRLSSAAFKKIVVGVDFSVSCECALAFARNTAEKFGSTIFPFHMIPVPPYPKYTKEDSDADRKNTEKRLEEFCRDIVKDSPCAYQLWGGALPHLELVKCAEKNSADLIILGSHTKEKARKWYAGSAVERTAFRAGCPVIVVTDPESLVSWDGNAPNDPAIGKDKDRSIHVFTGQRHVTGNR, encoded by the coding sequence ATGTTCAAGCATATTTTAGCAGCAACAGACCTTGTGGGTGTCGAGGATCCGGTGGTGACAGGCGCTGCCGCAGTCGCCCAAACCCATCAGGCTAAGCTCGACATTCTCCATGTGGCGGAGTCCTCCCACCAAAACAGCCGACACCTGGTTAAAGATTATAAAACAAATGAGGAGATCAATTTTTCACCGGAGTACCAGGCCGTTGTCCAAAAAGAACTCTTTGATTTTTATAAGGCGATCTTGCCGGCGAATATGGATTTTGATGTCAGGGTGGTTTGCGGATTCCCCTGGGAAGAGATTGTGCGCCATTCCCGGAATCTTAACGCGGGCATGATTGTTGTAGGCCCCCACTCCGAACGCGCCGCGGAAAGGGGAACCGTACGGGTGGCCGGTAAGATCGGGAGCACCGTAGAAGGCGTAGTGACCCGGGAAAATTGTCCGGTGATGATAATCAATCCCGGGGTACGCTTGTCCTCGGCGGCATTTAAAAAAATTGTGGTGGGGGTGGATTTTTCCGTATCCTGTGAATGCGCCCTGGCCTTTGCCCGGAACACTGCGGAAAAATTCGGGTCGACAATTTTTCCCTTTCACATGATCCCTGTGCCGCCGTATCCCAAATATACCAAGGAAGATTCTGACGCAGACAGAAAAAACACGGAAAAACGTCTGGAAGAATTTTGCCGGGATATAGTCAAAGACAGCCCTTGCGCCTATCAGCTCTGGGGCGGGGCGTTACCCCATCTGGAACTTGTTAAATGTGCTGAAAAAAACAGTGCCGACCTGATTATTCTGGGATCACACACAAAGGAAAAGGCCCGGAAATGGTATGCCGGCAGTGCCGTGGAGCGGACAGCCTTTCGCGCCGGATGTCCGGTCATTGTGGTGACGGACCCGGAATCCCTGGTGTCCTGGGATGGGAACGCACCGAATGATCCGGCAATCGGTAAAGACAAAGACCGGTCTATTCATGTGTTTACCGGCCAGCGCCACGTTACCGGGAATAGATAG
- a CDS encoding AAA family ATPase has protein sequence MEKSALQEAIFKQMRNPEFYPHPVAGVTVFETHISMVFLAGDVVYKIKKNIGLDFLDFTCLENRRHYCSREVSLNLRLTDNIYLGVTEITQKGDRFYLGGDGTVVEYAVRMRKLSETRSMKQLLQSGKIGDGDIDRLAMKLSEFYDSGTSDTPPDRESVFETIRQNCDENFEQTRPWLGSLFDGDCFQSVWSRTDAFLDRQKALFFRRMADNRFRDCHGDLRTDHIYFTNTGIQIIDCIEFNDRFRYQDVGADLAFLVMDMESLGFSALAEKFLLAYAGYSNDPQVYTLINFYKCYRAMVRFKVNCIRLQEHDVSEEERNQLLAQTKKYLGFSDRYAHGFSRPGIWVVCGMPASGKSTLAQALCDALNIRAFNSDVVRKKMFPAPPTDPGTMPFEQGIYCEAATGQTYDALLSLAQKEILKGNSVVLDATFGREKYRKQAIALAGQLGAGIVFIQCTVPDFVLQERLIMRTGRNTVSDARISHFQSFKSRFEPIEKTETDHHLTVNTKASMDECLAKILPWML, from the coding sequence ATGGAAAAATCAGCCCTTCAGGAAGCTATTTTCAAACAGATGCGGAACCCGGAATTTTATCCTCATCCGGTTGCCGGCGTAACGGTTTTTGAAACACATATTTCCATGGTGTTCCTGGCCGGCGACGTTGTATATAAAATTAAAAAAAACATTGGTCTGGATTTCCTTGATTTTACCTGCCTTGAAAACCGCAGGCATTATTGTTCCCGTGAAGTCTCATTAAATCTGAGGCTGACAGATAACATCTACCTTGGCGTGACGGAAATTACACAAAAAGGCGACAGATTTTACCTGGGCGGCGACGGGACGGTTGTTGAATATGCCGTAAGGATGCGCAAACTGTCAGAAACCCGTTCCATGAAACAGTTGCTGCAATCTGGAAAGATCGGTGACGGGGATATTGACCGGCTGGCAATGAAACTGTCGGAATTTTACGATTCCGGCACATCGGACACGCCGCCGGACAGGGAATCGGTTTTTGAAACGATCCGGCAGAACTGCGATGAAAACTTTGAACAGACCCGGCCCTGGCTCGGGTCTCTGTTTGACGGCGATTGTTTTCAGTCGGTATGGTCCAGGACAGATGCCTTTTTGGACAGGCAGAAAGCCCTGTTTTTTCGCCGCATGGCAGATAATCGGTTCCGGGACTGCCATGGGGATTTGAGAACAGATCATATTTATTTCACAAATACCGGGATTCAGATCATCGACTGTATTGAATTCAATGACCGGTTCCGGTATCAGGACGTGGGCGCGGATCTGGCCTTTCTGGTCATGGATATGGAATCCTTGGGATTTTCAGCCCTCGCCGAAAAGTTTCTTCTGGCCTATGCCGGTTATAGCAATGACCCGCAAGTATACACACTGATCAATTTCTATAAATGCTACCGGGCCATGGTGCGTTTTAAGGTGAACTGCATCCGCCTGCAGGAACATGATGTTTCCGAAGAGGAGCGCAATCAACTTTTGGCGCAAACAAAAAAATATCTTGGGTTTTCGGACCGGTATGCCCATGGCTTTTCCAGGCCCGGGATCTGGGTGGTCTGCGGCATGCCCGCATCCGGAAAGAGCACCTTGGCACAAGCTCTTTGCGATGCGCTGAATATCCGGGCCTTCAATTCGGATGTGGTCCGGAAAAAAATGTTTCCGGCCCCGCCCACCGATCCCGGGACCATGCCTTTTGAGCAGGGAATTTATTGCGAAGCTGCAACCGGCCAGACCTATGACGCGCTTTTGTCCCTGGCCCAAAAAGAGATTTTAAAAGGTAATTCCGTGGTTCTGGATGCCACCTTCGGCCGGGAAAAATATCGAAAACAAGCTATTGCTCTGGCCGGGCAGCTAGGTGCCGGCATCGTGTTTATTCAATGCACGGTACCGGATTTTGTTCTGCAGGAGCGGCTGATCATGAGAACCGGCCGGAACACCGTATCTGATGCAAGGATTTCCCATTTTCAATCATTTAAAAGCCGGTTTGAACCCATTGAAAAAACAGAGACGGACCATCATTTAACGGTGAACACCAAAGCCTCCATGGATGAATGTCTTGCAAAGATTTTACCCTGGATGCTTTGA
- a CDS encoding AMP-binding protein gives MERTDLGPKIPVRLDAFRRLHRHTLDNREQFWAAQAERLQWQTAFSCVVKEDFSTPFFSWFCDGQINAAQNALHRIIEQGKAETPALVYYQKSGHVSTLTFNELKDNVLKLAAAFHRAGLVPGDCIALNLPNCPEFIISALSAAYLGITYLPLGCHLPASTVAEDVTASNAKLLIMASSNGDEEKKDQILTVRTLLKGLPVLIADEKREGLPTLEEYMADADPCGLEPASPNADHPLFVVYENRLAGKHVGSVFPTGGFLVQAHASFDDIFKKTLNGDEPEMIVNTLDMCKAPTQAYGLWGPLTNGTGIILIDNEIDNEIRINTIEKILNEQPNPALLCRPTLISEIKEQLDQARLNTTNRFPVIACCGNALPPRLVKYADGILVNGPERVVNLWVQSRSGTALLNSYPTPELNRPGTLGFGALGVEPLIMSDYGQFCKTNISGNLVFAQSWPAMAMANSGTAQHFKRTYFSRFPGYFYTYDGVRSDKDGFFWFMGRLDDVIKVKGQGLGASLIEGVLTSHPLVDEAAIIGSQDKSGEDIVAFVVPRSPIQDEQKCIDQIKEYIADKIGRFAVPEKIFITEKLPRTPTGKLFRSVLRRIAAGEESLD, from the coding sequence ATGGAAAGAACTGATCTTGGCCCAAAAATACCCGTACGTCTTGATGCGTTTCGCCGTCTGCACAGACACACGCTTGACAATCGTGAACAATTCTGGGCTGCCCAGGCAGAACGGTTGCAATGGCAGACGGCTTTTTCCTGTGTGGTCAAGGAGGATTTTTCCACGCCTTTTTTCTCCTGGTTCTGTGACGGACAGATCAATGCGGCCCAGAACGCACTTCACAGAATCATTGAACAGGGAAAGGCAGAAACACCGGCCCTGGTCTATTATCAAAAATCCGGACATGTCAGTACCCTGACATTTAATGAACTTAAGGACAACGTTCTCAAGCTTGCAGCGGCTTTTCACCGGGCGGGCCTGGTTCCGGGAGACTGCATTGCCTTAAATCTTCCCAACTGTCCTGAATTTATCATCAGCGCCCTTTCAGCCGCCTATCTTGGCATCACTTACCTTCCCCTGGGCTGCCATCTGCCGGCGTCCACTGTGGCCGAGGATGTCACTGCATCAAATGCGAAACTTTTAATCATGGCAAGCAGCAACGGGGACGAAGAAAAAAAGGACCAGATTCTGACGGTCCGAACCCTGCTTAAAGGCCTGCCCGTTCTCATTGCAGATGAAAAGCGTGAAGGACTCCCAACCCTTGAAGAATACATGGCCGATGCAGATCCTTGCGGGCTTGAACCAGCCAGCCCCAATGCCGACCATCCCCTGTTTGTGGTTTATGAAAACCGGCTGGCCGGCAAGCATGTGGGGTCTGTTTTCCCAACCGGTGGATTTCTGGTCCAGGCCCACGCCTCCTTCGATGATATTTTCAAAAAAACCCTTAATGGGGACGAACCCGAAATGATTGTCAACACGCTGGATATGTGCAAAGCACCGACCCAGGCCTATGGTCTGTGGGGGCCTTTGACCAATGGCACGGGTATTATCCTCATTGATAATGAGATTGATAACGAAATCCGGATCAATACCATTGAAAAAATTCTCAATGAACAGCCAAATCCGGCACTGCTCTGCCGGCCGACTTTGATTTCGGAAATTAAGGAACAACTGGACCAGGCCAGGCTGAACACAACCAATCGGTTTCCCGTCATTGCCTGCTGTGGCAACGCCCTGCCTCCAAGGCTGGTCAAATATGCAGACGGCATATTGGTAAACGGTCCGGAACGGGTGGTGAATCTTTGGGTGCAGAGCAGGAGCGGTACCGCACTGCTCAATTCATATCCCACGCCGGAACTGAACCGTCCCGGTACTCTGGGATTCGGCGCTTTAGGGGTGGAACCTTTGATCATGAGCGATTACGGCCAGTTTTGTAAAACAAACATCAGCGGCAATCTGGTATTTGCCCAGTCCTGGCCGGCCATGGCAATGGCCAACAGCGGTACGGCCCAGCATTTTAAAAGGACCTATTTTTCAAGATTCCCCGGATATTTTTATACCTACGACGGGGTCAGGTCCGACAAAGACGGATTTTTCTGGTTCATGGGACGGCTTGACGACGTCATTAAAGTCAAAGGACAGGGCCTGGGCGCATCCCTGATTGAAGGTGTTCTGACCTCCCATCCCCTGGTTGATGAAGCTGCGATTATCGGTTCCCAGGACAAATCCGGGGAGGATATTGTGGCCTTTGTGGTGCCCAGAAGTCCCATTCAGGATGAGCAAAAATGTATTGACCAGATAAAAGAGTATATTGCCGATAAAATCGGTCGTTTTGCTGTACCGGAAAAAATATTCATTACGGAAAAGCTGCCAAGAACCCCCACAGGAAAACTGTTCCGGTCTGTTTTGCGCCGCATTGCGGCAGGAGAAGAGAGCCTTGACTGA